Below is a window of Patescibacteria group bacterium DNA.
AACTTTCTTCGGGCAAAACAAAACCAGAAATAACTTCTTTACTTTTATCTATTTTTTTCGAAAAAAAAACCCGGACAACTTGTGGTGAAATCTGACTGGTCACGTCAGCAATCCTCTCTTCCGGGATGACGGTAATATTTTTTTCCGTAAAAAGAGTGATTTCTCTTTTTGGTAGAAATTCCTCAAAGTTTATTTTTTTAAAAAAAGGAATTTTAATTTCTTTTCTGGTGAGCAGATAAAGAGCGCCAAAAAAACCAGCCAAGAGGCCAAAGATCACAGAGACAATCATTGTTAAAATGATAATTTTTGTCGAAATTTTTAATGGCTTTTGGATGGTGGCAAATTCTTTATTCTCATAAAGCTTCTCTAAAGCTTCGGTTTTTTGAGGGGTAACAATCTCTTTCTGGGAAAATTCTTTTTCTTCTTGGTTTTGATTTTCAATTGTAATTTTAGGCATAAATTTTATTGCTCAATCTTCTTATCTCCATTTTGCCAAAATTAGAGTTAAAATCAAGAGAAAAGAAGCAAGGGCAAGATATTTCTTGATTGTTCTCTCGGTCAAAAGAGTGCTTAAATTTTCTTTTAAAAAATTAATCATTAAAAAGAATAAAATAGTTAAAACCAAACCGTTGATATAAAAAGTGGTGGGAAGAAATAAAAAAGCATAAAATAATTCAAGAACTATTAGGTTTGGAAAGAAAGAATAATAAATTAATATTTTTTTCTCTAAAGAAACTTTGGTTTGGCGGAAAATGAAGTAAATTATCAAAAGATTAATCAAGAAAACTAAAGATAACAGAATTGGTAGGGAAAGATTGAAAAATGTTTTCAGGGCAAAAAAAGAAGAATAAAACCAAAAAATGATTAAAAGGGTAAGGGTTAAAGAAATGTTTTCTAAAGAATAGGGAATGTAAACTCTCGGTCGATAGAGAAACCGAAAAATTGCCTCAAGAAAAAGCCAGACAAAGAAAGTCAAAAATAAAATAAAAATAGTTTTAAAGATTGGCTGTTGAATAAAAATTAAAAAAAGTACAGCGCTTGTTTCTAAAAGAAATAAAATAATTAGAAAAAACCAAAAATTTTTTAAATTTTCTTTAATTAAAAATAAATTAAGTAAAAGGGAGGAAAAAATGGCTAATGAAAGAAAAAGAAAAAAAATCCAAGAGGGAAAAAGAAAGGTGGCGCTTAAAAGAAAAACAAAAACCAAAAAAGAGGTAAAAAGAGGTATAAATCGTTTAATAATAAATAAAGAAACAATCATAAATTCAAGAAGTGAGAAAAATTAATAACCTAAAGTGGTAAAATCTATCTCTCGCCAATTATTTTCTTTTTCCTCAAATTGATAAAGTTTTATTTCGTAGGTTTTTTCTTCTTGAGAATAAATATAATCAATGGCTGTTTTTCCGCCAATTCTTTTCGTTGATAAAACTTTTTTATCTAAAATTTTTGGTTTAGCCACTCTTTCAATTTTCATTTTGCCTTTTGGCGAAAGAAATTCTATCGTCTCACGTTCGCCAAAGACTGATTCGCCGCCTATCGTCTTAGCAATTTCAATTTTATCTTTAACTCGCTTAGTAATGCCAAATTTTTCTTCTATGGCAAAAATCAAGTTTTCCCATTTTTCGTCAGTCATAGTCTTTTTTTATTTTAACATTTTTCTCTTTTTTATCAAGTTTTCTCTGTTGTCTTAAATATCGATAAGCCTTTTGCAATATCTCCTTTGAGTTTTTAAAAGTTAATTTTTCTAAAGCATTTTCATAAGATAACCAAGCAAAGTCATGGTGTTCAAAAGAAAGTTTTATTTTTTTTGTTTTTGTTCGAGTTAAATAAATGGTATTTTCTTTGAAAACCAGCTGTTTCTTTTCTTCGGGTCGATAACCACGGAAATAGTATTGATATTTTTCTCGAAAGCCAGGAATAAATTCTAAGTTTTTTATTCCTGTTTCTTCAAAAATTTCTCTCCTCACCGTTTCTTTTTCGTCTTCCCCTGTTTCAATTTGTCCCCGTGGAAAATCCCACCAAAATTTTTCTTTTGTCCCATAACAAATTAAGAGAAATAAAATTTCACCCTTTTCTTGACGGAAAACAACTGCTCCGGCTGATCTAATTTTTTTCATAAATCCCTTCAAAAAAATTTTATAAAGTTCTACCCAGAGACGTATTTTTTATAAATTTTTTATAGAAGAGAAATGAAATAACCTAAAATTCCGCCGGCTATAATTGGCGGCAAGGCAGGCAAAGGTTGACGCTCTTTGAGAAAGAAGAAGGTCAGAATAAGAAGGCCGAGGAAAGAGCCGAGAATAATAAAAACTGAAGAGATTAAACCTTGACGCAATGCCGAAATAGCAAAAGCCAGAGGTAGGGCCAAATCGCCAGTTCCTAAAAAAACAAAACCTTTACCAATTTCGACTTCAGAAATTTTCGTGGTAAAGTCTTTTAATCTTTCCGGAATGGTTAGAGCAAGAATTAATCTGCTGGCTAACATTTTTTTAAACATCTCAATCATCTGACCGCTACCAAAAACCATTATTAGATCATAAACGGCTAAAATTAATAAAATCAAAATCATTTGAAAAGGAAAAAGTGAACCACCGAGGAAAACACCAGCCCCTACGACGCAAATGGCAATTAAGATATTTTGACAAATAACATTAGGAAAAAAATGTAAAAGAAGAAAAAGAAAGATAATTATAAGGAAAGGAAGAAAACTGTTCGGAAACCAAATTAAGAAAACTAAAGAACCGGTCGTAAAAACTAAAAAATAGAAAATAAGTTTAAAAGGAAATTTTCTCTTTTTAAAAATTTTTAAAACAAGGAAGATAAATAAAACAGCACTGATAAAAGCAATAAAAAAATCAGCAAGTGATAGCGAGGGCGTAAAAATTCTCTCTTTAAATTCCGGCAAAGAAAAAAATTTCAGACCAGTAAAAAGTCCAGCTATCTGGATAAGCAAAAAACTTCCCATTTGTCCAAAAATTAAATTAAGTTTTGCTTTGTCCATCTTAAGGTTGATAAAATTTTTTTCTTTTAAGTTGTCGGGGCAAATATTCTTGTATCACTTTTGATTGGGGAAAATGATGAGGATATTGATAATTTTTTCCATAACCTAAATTTTTCATTAATTTTGTCTCAGGATTTCGTAAATGAAGAGGAACGGGTAAAGGACCAGTTTTACTCACCTCTTCTTTGGCTAAAGAAAGGGCGCGTAAAACCGCATTCGATTTCGGTGATTTGGCTAAATAAATAACGGCTTGAGCTAAATTTAATTCCGCTTCAGGCAAACCAACGAACTCTAAGGCTTGGGCGGTGCTGGTGGCAACAACTAAAGCATTAGGATTAGTGTTACCAATATCTTCGGAGGCAAAAATAATCATCCGTCGAGCAATAAATTCTGGGTCTTCGCCGGCTTCTAACATTCTCGCCAGCCAATATAAAGAAGCGTCCACATCAGAACCGCGCAAAGATTTGATAAAAGCAGAAATAAGATTATAATGTTCTTCGCCTTTTTTATCGTAAAGTAAAGTCTTTTTCTGAAAAGCTTCTTGAACAGTTTTTCGATCAATGATTTTCACGCCTTTTTTATTTTTCGAAGCTATTTTTGCTGCTAGTTCTAAGGTATTTAAAGCAACCCGCCCATCACCAAAAGCATTTTCAGCTAAAAAATTTAAAACCTCTTCTTTAATTTCTATTTTTTCCTGGCCTAAACCTTTCTCTTTATCGGCCAAAGCTCTTTTTAAAATTTTTTTAATTTCTTCTTGGCCTAAACTTTTCAAAACAAAAACTCGACACCGCGAAAGTAAGGGAGAAATTACCTCAAAAGATGGATTCTCGGTTGTTGAGGCAATTAAAATAATTGAACCGTCTTCAACATAAGGCAAAAAAATAGCTTGCTGGGCTTTATTAAAACGGTGAATTTCGTCTAAAAATAAAATGGTTCGTTGGCCATAAGCCTTCAGACTTTGCCTTGCCTCTTGGACAATTTTTTTGATTTCAGTAGTCGAGGTTTCAACGGCAGAAAAATAAATAAACCGAGAATTGGTTCTCTCGGCAATGATTTTGGCTAAAGTAGTCTTGCCTGAACCGGGCGGTCCCCAAAAAATCATAGAAAAAAGTTGATCATTTTCAATGGCTTTTCTTAAAAGTTTTCCGGAACCAATGAGATGTTCTTGGCCAACAAATTCATTAAAATTTTTTGGTCTCATTCTCTCAGCTAAAGGTGGTTGATAATTTTTTTCTTGAAATAAAGACATAGAAAGAATTTCAATAATTTTCTATTAACATTTTAGCAATTTTTTACCCCCTTGACAAATTTTTATTTTTTGAGATAATAGAAATAGAAAATTAAGGAGGAAAAATGAAAAAAAAAATAAAAGAAAAAATTTTCTATATATCATTTGTAATTTTTTTTATCGGAATTATATTCTTTATCTGGTGGATCTATGGTTACCTCGTCGGTATTGGCGAAACGGCCATCGAAAAGATTTCTCCGCCTGTGGCAATACTTATTCTCTTGATAGCTCTATGTTGTGGGCTGATAGCTGAGGAGTTAGAAGATCGCTTAGAAGATCGCCTCGACCACCCAGACAAGACTGACGAAAAAAAATAAAATTAAAAGGGCTCAGGGATTTTCGGGGAGAGGTTTTCGGATTGATAAATTAAATGATAAATTAATAAATCTCCTCTCTCTGAATTTTCCCCAGAGCCCCCTTCTTCTTCCTATCAGCGTGTTAACACGTTAAAACGGTTGACGAGAAAAAAGAAAATGATAGAATAGTTTTGTTGAGATAATTTTTTATCGGGGTATGGCTCAGTGGTAGAGCGCTCGGTTCGGGACCGAGAGGTCGGCGGTTCAAATCCGCCTACCCCGATTTTTTCTTTTTCAATAAGTTAAGCAACAAAAATAAAAAGATAATCGCCCCAGCAAAAATACCAATATTTTGCCAATTTAATTCTCTTTTTTTATCTTTGACAACTTTTATTTTCTCAATCGGTGAAGAACATTGGGCGATGGAACATCGCCTCACCTCTTCTTTAATCTGCCAGATAACTTGTTTATTGACGCCTTCAAGAGCTAAATGGCCGATAAAAACTACTGGCACGCCAGTTGGTTTAACCTGATAAGCTTCAGCTAAAGTGTTTAAAAGTTTTTGATTGAAAGGATGATGCCAAACTTCAAAAGCATTAATTTTTAACTGTGGATATTGCTCTTGAATTTCTTTTAAATGAACGGTCATTTGAGCGCAATAAGGGCAGCCTTCGCCATAAAAAAAATATAACTCAATTTGATTTTTGGCAAAAGCACATTGAGTTAATAAAAAATATAAATTACCAATGACTAAAATAATAAATAAAATAATTTTTCTGTAATTTGTCATTGTTATTTAACAATTATTTCTGACATTCTGGACAAAAATAGGTACCTCGGCCAGCTAAAGTTATTCTCTTGATTCTATTACCACAACGAAAGCATTTTTTGCCTTGGCGGTCATAGACTTTTAAATGAGCAACATACTCACCGGCCTTACCTTCGGCATCAAGATAGGCATCAACTGAAGAGCCACGGTATTTAATTGATTCTTTTAAAATTTTTAAAAGATAATGATATAAATCAGAAATTTCTTTTTCGCTAAGAGTTTTAACTATTCTGGTTGGTAAAATTTTTGCCCCCCAACAAGCTTCTTGCGCATAAACATTACCAACGCCAGCCAAAAAGGTTTGATCCATCAAAAGCGGTTTTATTTTTTGTCTTGGTTTTTTAGAAAGCAATTCTTTAAATTTTTCTAAAGTAAAATTTTTTTCTAATGGCTCAGGACCAAATCCTTCTTTTTGAAAATAATTTTCTAAATCTTGAGTTTTAATCAATTTTACCCAACCAAATTGACGAAAATCATGGTGGATAAGAAAAGTGTTGTCGTTAAATTCGTAGATAAGATGTGATTCTTTGTCTTGTTTTTCTAATTTTTTTTTAAAAATTATCCGACCGGTCAATTTTAGATGAATGACTAAAGAATAATTGTTGAGAAGTTCAATAATTAAAAGTTTGGCCCGTCGCCAAATTCTTTTAATTTTTGTGCCAACGACTATTTTTTCAAATTTTTTTGGCGCTATCCCCTCGATTAACTTTGGTAGTTTAATTTGAATAGCCTTTATTTTTTTACCAATAATTTTTTCTTTAAGTTGATTAACAATCGTTTGAACTTCTGGCAATTCTGGCATAAAGATTCTATTTAAATAAAAAATAATAGAAAATAGATAAAAGATTTTTTTGATTTATATTTTTGATTTTTTTCTTTTGTCATTATATTGAAACTCTTCGCCGTGACCAGGATAAACTATCATTTCTGGCTTTAAAATTTGAGAAAGTTTATTTAAAGAATCCTTTAAATCCTCTTCAGAGCCGCCAGCTAAATCAGTTCGACCATAACCATTTTCAAAAAGTGTATCGCCGGTAAAAATTTCATTCTTACCTAATAAACAAATACTGCCGGCAGTATGGCCAGGGGTATGAATAATTTTTAATGATTCTTGACCAATTTTTATTTCTTTTTTCTCAGTCAAATATTGATCGGCTGAAAAATTAAGAAAATTTTCTTCTTTTTTGTGGTATAAGATTTTTGCTCCAGTCTTCTCTTTCAAGTTTTTAGCTGCTGAAACGTGGTCAAAATGATAATGAGTCAAAATGATATATTTTGGCCTAGCTTTCGTTTTTTTTATTTCTTCTAAAATTTTTTCTACTTCGTCGCCAGGATCAATGATTGCTAATTCGTTATTGGAATATATTAAGTAACAATTTGTTATAAGTGGTCCAACTTTAATCTTTTTAACTGCCATACTCATCAAAATCAATTAAAATCTATTCCATAAAGTCTTAATTTTTACTGCGATCGTTATAAATTATAAGACGGGAAATTTTATAGGTTGTGGATTACTTTTGGGATAAACTCAAAAATGTCAGAGGCCAAAACACTTTCACCGTATTTTTTGGCCGCTAATTCGCCAGCCTTACCATTAATATAAGCGGCCGCACAGGCTGATTCAAAAGGAGAAAAACCGCGGGCTAAAATGGCGCCACAAATACCAGCCAGAGTATCACCAAAACCACCCTTAGTCATAAAAACAGAACCAGTTCTATTAAAAACTGTTTCTCTGCCATCAGAAATAATATCAACGTGACCTTTGAGTAAAATTGTTAGACCTAATTTTTTTGCCCATCTTTCTACTTTTTCTCGACGGTCATCTACATTTGGCAAAACTTTTTCATTAGTTAAAATTTTAAATTCTCTAAGATGTGGTGTAATCACTGCTTTTTTATTTTTTAAAATTACCATTTCTTGTGCCACAGCATAAATGGCATCAGCGTCAATGACCATCGGCAAATTCGTTCTGGTAATAATTTCCTGAATAGCTTTTAAAGTTTTTTTGTTTCTTCCTAATCCTCCACCAATGACTAGCGAATTAAAATTTTGACTCATCTTTATAATTTCGGGAGTATGAGCTAACTCTAAAAAATCTCCTTCTAAAGGATAACAAATTAAGTCGGGAGCAAAAGTGGCGGCAATATCCATCGCTCTTTTGGGTCCGATAATAGTAATCAAATCTGCCCCGGCCCTTAAAGCACTCAGAGCATTAAAAACTGGTGAGCCAGAATATCTTTTTGAACCAGCAACAATTAAAACATAACCATGCTCGCCTTTATGCGTCCATGGTTTTCGTGGCAAGTAAATTTTTTTTAAAAGATTTTTCATTTTTTTCCTGTTAATTTATCCAGCCAACCAACCACCGTCAACGACCAGAGTAGCACCGGTAATGTAGTCCGCTTCTTCGGAGGCTAAAAAAACAGCGGCCGCAGCAATATCTTCAGGTTGACCAATTCTTCCTTTAGGAATTTGAGAGAGAATTGCCTGACGAACTTTTTCATCTTCAGTCACGGGTTTAGCCATTTCCGTATCAATAGCCCCCGGCGAAATAGCATTGACATTGATACCTTTTGGCGTCAATTCTAAAGCTAAAGCTTCAGTAAAAGCAACAATACCGCCCTTTGAGGCACAATAATGAGTTAAATTTGGAAAACCAAAACCAACTTGACCCATGGCCACTGAAGCAATGTTAATAATTCTTCCCCAACCATTTTTAATCATTTCTTTGGCTACTGCTTGAGCACAAAGATAATAACCCTTCAAATTAACAGCCAAAACCTTATCCCAATCTTCTTCGGTGATTGCCAAAAATGGTTTAAAAGGAGCAATACCGGCATTATTGACTAAAATATCAATTTTGCCAAATTTTTTGACAGTTTTTCTTACCATTTCTTCAATTTCTTTTTTATTGGTCACATCACATTTCACCGCTAAACCATCAGAACCAATTTCTTTAATTTCTTCAACGACTTTTTGACAATCATTTTCATCAAGATCAGAAACAACCACTTTAGCCCCGGCTTTAGCCATCATTAAAGCAATACCTCGACCAATGCCTCGTCGAGCGCCAGTGACAATAGCCACTTTGTTTTTTAGATCAAACATAGAATCTAACAAGTTAAGTGAAATAAACCAACAACCTTTTTATTTTTTGATTTATATTGATTATAAATTTTTATCGCTTGACCAGTTGGTTCAATAAAAAATTTAATTTTTTCTTTCTTTAAAAATTCTAAAGCATCAGGAGAAACTTCAGCTACTCCTGATTCACCGGTCCCAATGACAACAATTTCTGGTTTTTGAGAAATGGCTTTCTCTAAATCATTCTTCTCAATGAGATGAGAAGAACTGCGCCACCAAGAGTGGACTTGATTATCGCAATCAATCCAAACATCTTGGTGATAATCTTTGCCATCGATGACAATGTTGCCAAAATGATAAGAATTAATCATTTTATTTATTTTCTTTTATTTTTTATCTATTTAATACCTAATTCTTGAAGTTGTTTTTTATCAATTTCTGAGGGGGCGTCCATCATTAAATCTTTAGCATCTGAAGTTTTGGGGAAAGCAATAACTTCACGAATGTTTGGTTCATTGGCTAAAATGGCAACCAAACGATCAAGGCCAATAGCAATACCGCCGTGAGGCGGGGCACCATATTCTAAAGCTTCTAACAAATGACCAAATTTGTTTTGAATCTCTTTTTCTGTTAGACCTAAAATTTTAAAAATTTTTTCTTGTAATTTTCTCTGATGAATTCTAATCGCCCCACCGCCAAGTTCAAAACCATTGCAAACAAAATCATATTGTTTAGCCAAAACTTTGTCTGGATTCTTTTCTAAATATTCTAAATCTTGATCCTTGGGGGCAGTAAAGGGATTATGTTTGGCGACTAACCTTTGTTCTTCTTCAGAATATTCAAATAAAGGAAAATCAACAACAAAGCAAAAAGCCAACTCATTTTCATTTTTTTTCTCTCTTAAATCTGGTTTGTCAGAATAAAGTTTGGTTATTGCCTCTTGATAAGAAATTCTTGGAAAAGGAATTTGAAAAATTTTTTTCTCTGGAAAA
It encodes the following:
- a CDS encoding NUDIX domain-containing protein is translated as MKKIRSAGAVVFRQEKGEILFLLICYGTKEKFWWDFPRGQIETGEDEKETVRREIFEETGIKNLEFIPGFREKYQYYFRGYRPEEKKQLVFKENTIYLTRTKTKKIKLSFEHHDFAWLSYENALEKLTFKNSKEILQKAYRYLRQQRKLDKKEKNVKIKKDYD
- a CDS encoding presenilin family intramembrane aspartyl protease, coding for MDKAKLNLIFGQMGSFLLIQIAGLFTGLKFFSLPEFKERIFTPSLSLADFFIAFISAVLFIFLVLKIFKKRKFPFKLIFYFLVFTTGSLVFLIWFPNSFLPFLIIIFLFLLLHFFPNVICQNILIAICVVGAGVFLGGSLFPFQMILILLILAVYDLIMVFGSGQMIEMFKKMLASRLILALTIPERLKDFTTKISEVEIGKGFVFLGTGDLALPLAFAISALRQGLISSVFIILGSFLGLLILTFFFLKERQPLPALPPIIAGGILGYFISLL
- a CDS encoding replication-associated recombination protein A, whose amino-acid sequence is MSLFQEKNYQPPLAERMRPKNFNEFVGQEHLIGSGKLLRKAIENDQLFSMIFWGPPGSGKTTLAKIIAERTNSRFIYFSAVETSTTEIKKIVQEARQSLKAYGQRTILFLDEIHRFNKAQQAIFLPYVEDGSIILIASTTENPSFEVISPLLSRCRVFVLKSLGQEEIKKILKRALADKEKGLGQEKIEIKEEVLNFLAENAFGDGRVALNTLELAAKIASKNKKGVKIIDRKTVQEAFQKKTLLYDKKGEEHYNLISAFIKSLRGSDVDASLYWLARMLEAGEDPEFIARRMIIFASEDIGNTNPNALVVATSTAQALEFVGLPEAELNLAQAVIYLAKSPKSNAVLRALSLAKEEVSKTGPLPVPLHLRNPETKLMKNLGYGKNYQYPHHFPQSKVIQEYLPRQLKRKKFYQP
- the mutM gene encoding bifunctional DNA-formamidopyrimidine glycosylase/DNA-(apurinic or apyrimidinic site) lyase, encoding MPELPEVQTIVNQLKEKIIGKKIKAIQIKLPKLIEGIAPKKFEKIVVGTKIKRIWRRAKLLIIELLNNYSLVIHLKLTGRIIFKKKLEKQDKESHLIYEFNDNTFLIHHDFRQFGWVKLIKTQDLENYFQKEGFGPEPLEKNFTLEKFKELLSKKPRQKIKPLLMDQTFLAGVGNVYAQEACWGAKILPTRIVKTLSEKEISDLYHYLLKILKESIKYRGSSVDAYLDAEGKAGEYVAHLKVYDRQGKKCFRCGNRIKRITLAGRGTYFCPECQK
- a CDS encoding MBL fold metallo-hydrolase; amino-acid sequence: MAVKKIKVGPLITNCYLIYSNNELAIIDPGDEVEKILEEIKKTKARPKYIILTHYHFDHVSAAKNLKEKTGAKILYHKKEENFLNFSADQYLTEKKEIKIGQESLKIIHTPGHTAGSICLLGKNEIFTGDTLFENGYGRTDLAGGSEEDLKDSLNKLSQILKPEMIVYPGHGEEFQYNDKRKKSKI
- a CDS encoding NAD(P)H-hydrate dehydratase; translated protein: MKNLLKKIYLPRKPWTHKGEHGYVLIVAGSKRYSGSPVFNALSALRAGADLITIIGPKRAMDIAATFAPDLICYPLEGDFLELAHTPEIIKMSQNFNSLVIGGGLGRNKKTLKAIQEIITRTNLPMVIDADAIYAVAQEMVILKNKKAVITPHLREFKILTNEKVLPNVDDRREKVERWAKKLGLTILLKGHVDIISDGRETVFNRTGSVFMTKGGFGDTLAGICGAILARGFSPFESACAAAYINGKAGELAAKKYGESVLASDIFEFIPKVIHNL
- a CDS encoding 3-oxoacyl-ACP reductase FabG; the encoded protein is MFDLKNKVAIVTGARRGIGRGIALMMAKAGAKVVVSDLDENDCQKVVEEIKEIGSDGLAVKCDVTNKKEIEEMVRKTVKKFGKIDILVNNAGIAPFKPFLAITEEDWDKVLAVNLKGYYLCAQAVAKEMIKNGWGRIINIASVAMGQVGFGFPNLTHYCASKGGIVAFTEALALELTPKGINVNAISPGAIDTEMAKPVTEDEKVRQAILSQIPKGRIGQPEDIAAAAVFLASEEADYITGATLVVDGGWLAG
- a CDS encoding MTH938/NDUFAF3 family protein; the protein is MINSYHFGNIVIDGKDYHQDVWIDCDNQVHSWWRSSSHLIEKNDLEKAISQKPEIVVIGTGESGVAEVSPDALEFLKKEKIKFFIEPTGQAIKIYNQYKSKNKKVVGLFHLTC